The Parachlamydia acanthamoebae genome has a window encoding:
- a CDS encoding NAD-dependent epimerase/dehydratase family protein, which produces MISKTNKNIIVTGAAGFIGFHTTLALAQRGDHVIGYDNFNDYYSPQLKRDRCELLKKAGIEVVEGDICDTSKLKQCVRANQATHFVNLAAQAGVRYSLTNPQSYVKSNLEGFVSVLEICKDHPGISLVYASSSSVYGLNRKIPFSIEDRTDQQASLYGATKKANELFAQTYHHLYRIPVTGLRFFTVYGPWGRPDMAYSLFTKAILSGEPIEIYNYGKMQRDFTYVDDIVSGILAAIDREAQCDLFNLGHHEPVELLEFIRTLEEYLGRTATKIFKELQPGDVPETFADIRESTRHLNFVPKVGMREGLAKFLDWYRDYYHV; this is translated from the coding sequence ATGATATCAAAAACAAATAAAAATATTATCGTCACAGGTGCCGCAGGATTTATTGGATTTCACACTACGCTTGCGCTTGCTCAAAGGGGCGACCATGTCATTGGATATGACAATTTCAATGACTATTATTCTCCTCAATTAAAAAGAGACCGTTGCGAATTGTTGAAAAAAGCAGGGATTGAAGTTGTTGAAGGGGATATTTGCGACACTTCTAAGCTTAAACAGTGTGTCAGGGCAAATCAAGCGACACATTTTGTTAATTTAGCTGCTCAGGCAGGTGTGCGTTATTCTCTCACAAATCCTCAGTCTTATGTCAAATCGAATCTAGAAGGGTTTGTCTCTGTTTTGGAAATCTGTAAAGATCACCCAGGAATAAGTTTGGTTTATGCTTCTTCCTCTTCTGTATATGGATTGAACCGTAAAATTCCGTTTTCAATCGAAGATCGTACAGACCAGCAAGCCAGTCTATATGGCGCGACGAAAAAAGCGAATGAATTATTTGCGCAGACCTATCACCATTTGTATCGGATTCCAGTAACAGGATTGCGTTTTTTTACTGTGTATGGTCCCTGGGGAAGACCTGATATGGCCTATTCACTTTTTACGAAAGCCATTTTGTCGGGAGAACCTATCGAAATTTATAACTACGGGAAGATGCAGCGGGATTTTACTTATGTCGATGATATTGTTAGTGGAATTTTGGCCGCGATCGACCGAGAAGCCCAGTGTGACCTCTTTAATTTAGGCCATCACGAACCCGTTGAATTATTGGAGTTTATTCGCACTTTGGAAGAATACCTAGGAAGAACAGCAACGAAGATATTTAAAGAGCTGCAGCCGGGGGATGTGCCCGAAACTTTTGCCGATATTCGAGAAAGTACACGTCATTTGAATTTTGTTCCAAAGGTGGGAATGCGAGAAGGGCTAGCTAAATTTTTGGATTGGTATAGAGATTATTATCATGTTTGA
- a CDS encoding anthranilate synthase component I family protein — protein MSNFFSELDLSSIIRHSDDLLQIARFFSQEKGTCFLYSGGKFPLSQKSFLCVFPFASVSIEAALQRKYWQGDILSPLELQLDNPWDALKQFLEEPSSDEPIPRWVGYLGYEMGAYSDPDIQLDYVQPVIPLAFFQQFACTLIFDHQLEKCDLWIDENSFSFLNSSQQSKVLELNNISNWLSIRDQAYSFVPKRKVAPLKYKNQPKRSEAYMDHVQKAQELIENGEIYQINLSQSFAFQGKRDGFELFYQLAKQNPAPYSGYWDLPFCSIVSSSPEKFLKKQSQTLSTEPIKGTAPRGTTAIEDFHNREKLLSSEKENAELLMITDLMRHDLGKVSLPGSIKVNPDWNCYAYQNVFHLSSTIESIPFSSMHDLDIVRTCFPGGSITGCPKIRAMQHIYDFEKRARGIYTGSLGYFSHNGDFDFNIAIRSIVLTDLGIETALGAGIVADSNALHEYQEILCKGKSIFEILDISIS, from the coding sequence ATGAGTAATTTTTTCAGTGAGCTTGATCTAAGCTCCATCATTCGTCATTCCGATGATCTATTGCAGATTGCACGTTTTTTTTCTCAGGAAAAAGGAACGTGCTTTCTTTATTCCGGTGGAAAGTTCCCTCTTTCGCAAAAGTCTTTTTTATGTGTATTTCCATTTGCGTCTGTTTCGATAGAAGCTGCCCTCCAACGAAAATACTGGCAGGGCGATATTTTATCCCCTCTTGAATTGCAACTGGATAACCCATGGGATGCTCTTAAACAATTCTTAGAAGAACCAAGTTCCGATGAGCCTATTCCTCGATGGGTGGGTTATTTGGGATATGAAATGGGGGCCTATAGCGATCCCGATATTCAATTAGATTATGTGCAACCTGTTATTCCCTTGGCGTTTTTTCAACAGTTTGCTTGTACACTTATCTTCGATCATCAGTTGGAAAAATGTGATCTATGGATTGATGAAAACTCTTTTTCTTTTCTGAATTCATCTCAACAATCTAAAGTTTTAGAGTTAAATAATATTTCAAATTGGTTGTCGATAAGGGATCAAGCCTATTCCTTCGTTCCGAAACGTAAAGTGGCTCCGCTGAAATATAAAAATCAGCCGAAGAGATCAGAAGCTTATATGGATCACGTTCAAAAAGCCCAAGAATTGATTGAAAACGGGGAGATCTATCAAATCAATTTATCACAGTCTTTTGCTTTCCAAGGAAAACGAGATGGCTTTGAGCTTTTTTATCAGTTAGCCAAGCAAAATCCTGCACCTTACTCAGGCTATTGGGACCTCCCTTTTTGTTCGATTGTTTCCTCTTCGCCTGAAAAATTTTTAAAAAAACAATCTCAGACGCTTTCAACAGAGCCAATTAAAGGCACAGCTCCACGGGGAACAACAGCAATTGAAGATTTTCACAATCGAGAAAAACTACTATCTTCAGAAAAAGAAAATGCTGAATTGTTAATGATTACAGATCTTATGCGTCATGACTTAGGAAAAGTCAGCCTTCCAGGTAGTATCAAGGTAAATCCTGATTGGAATTGCTATGCCTACCAAAATGTTTTTCATTTAAGTTCTACAATTGAATCTATTCCTTTTTCATCCATGCACGATTTGGATATTGTGCGGACATGTTTTCCTGGAGGGTCTATTACGGGTTGTCCAAAAATTCGTGCGATGCAGCATATTTATGATTTTGAAAAAAGAGCTAGGGGTATTTATACAGGGTCTTTGGGGTATTTTTCTCACAATGGAGATTTCGATTTTAACATTGCCATTCGCTCTATCGTTTTGACTGATCTAGGCATCGAAACAGCACTTGGAGCAGGCATTGTAGCGGATTCTAACGCTTTGCATGAATACCAGGAAATTCTGTGTAAGGGAAAGTCAATTTTTGAAATTTTGGATATTTCGATCTCTTAA
- a CDS encoding YebC/PmpR family DNA-binding transcriptional regulator, whose amino-acid sequence MAGHSKWANIKHRKGRADAKKGKVFSRIAKEIISAVKLGGPDAKANPRLRIVLQKAREANVPNDIIDRNIKKASSADQADYIEMTYELYGHGGVGIIIDVMTDNKNRISSDMRIATNKRGGSIATPGAVAFNFDRKGVIQISKKHGVEEELFNAAIEAGAEDFEVADEFFMITTDPVDLFHVKDAVNHLGFQADEATLEMIPKSYVECDEETAKANLALIDWLEALEDVDAVYHNMKVPDQLVDE is encoded by the coding sequence ATGGCAGGTCATAGTAAATGGGCGAATATTAAGCATCGCAAAGGACGCGCGGATGCTAAGAAAGGAAAAGTTTTTTCAAGAATTGCAAAGGAAATTATCAGTGCTGTCAAACTGGGTGGTCCTGATGCAAAAGCTAATCCTCGTTTGCGTATTGTTTTACAAAAGGCTCGCGAAGCTAACGTTCCTAATGATATTATCGATCGAAACATCAAAAAGGCCTCAAGTGCTGATCAAGCGGATTATATTGAGATGACTTATGAGCTCTATGGTCATGGCGGCGTTGGGATCATTATCGATGTGATGACCGACAACAAAAATCGGATTTCCTCAGATATGCGCATTGCGACCAATAAACGGGGAGGGAGCATTGCCACTCCTGGAGCGGTTGCTTTCAATTTTGATCGCAAGGGTGTCATCCAAATTTCGAAAAAGCATGGAGTTGAAGAAGAATTATTTAACGCGGCGATTGAAGCAGGGGCTGAAGATTTTGAAGTAGCGGATGAATTCTTCATGATCACGACTGATCCGGTCGATTTGTTTCACGTGAAAGATGCTGTGAATCATCTAGGTTTTCAAGCAGATGAAGCGACTTTAGAAATGATTCCAAAGTCTTACGTTGAATGTGATGAAGAAACAGCTAAGGCTAATTTAGCATTGATCGATTGGTTGGAAGCATTAGAAGATGTGGATGCTGTTTATCATAATATGAAAGTTCCAGATCAATTGGTGGATGAGTAA
- a CDS encoding GNAT family N-acetyltransferase: MTAQNQSDIEIRYTEPGDAIYLKEWLMDKSVSRWFPMCDEAEINDAVNRWIGFYRYKCSLTAVKDGVPCGLATLYLQPYRKLAHQCEFGIIVGADYRNHGVGTELLNNLMYLAKETFRIELLHLQVYAENPAIRLYERFGFKEFGRQNQWIKEDDRYVGRVFMERFLT; encoded by the coding sequence ATGACGGCCCAGAATCAATCAGATATTGAAATTCGATATACAGAGCCTGGTGATGCAATTTATCTAAAAGAGTGGCTGATGGATAAAAGTGTTTCTCGCTGGTTTCCGATGTGTGATGAAGCTGAAATCAACGATGCTGTGAATCGTTGGATTGGCTTTTATCGCTATAAATGTAGCTTAACGGCTGTTAAAGATGGAGTTCCTTGTGGACTCGCTACCCTTTATTTACAGCCTTATCGCAAGCTTGCTCATCAATGTGAATTTGGAATTATTGTGGGCGCTGATTACAGAAATCATGGAGTTGGAACAGAACTTCTCAATAATTTAATGTATTTAGCCAAAGAGACATTTCGCATCGAACTGCTCCATTTGCAAGTATATGCTGAAAATCCGGCCATCCGTCTTTACGAGCGTTTTGGATTTAAAGAGTTCGGCAGGCAGAATCAATGGATTAAAGAAGACGATCGCTATGTTGGGCGGGTATTTATGGAGCGTTTCTTAACTTGA
- the prfB gene encoding peptide chain release factor 2, which yields MWKIESFICGGIFDLASKEAKVKALETEMEAPTFWDDNDAAQKVIAECNALKAWTIPYHDLKERYSNVSELLQEAFDLGEESLIQELVEELDSIEASLKELEIRKMLAGELDSKNAFLSINAGAGGTEACDWVLMLSRMYQRWAAKKNWKVEVIDTVDGDVAGIKSITYKFTGPFAYGYAKAEKGVHRLVRISPFDSNAKRHTSFASVDITPEITDDIQIEIRPEDLRVDTFRASGAGGQHVNRTDSAVRLTHLPTGIVVSCQAQRSQLQNKETCYKMLRSKLYEMEVTARENALKAMGGEKKEIAWGSQIRNYVFQPYTLVKDTRTKVECGNIQAVMDGELDDFVNAYLMEFGG from the coding sequence ATCTGGAAGATCGAATCCTTCATATGTGGAGGTATCTTTGACTTGGCTTCAAAGGAAGCAAAAGTTAAAGCATTAGAAACAGAAATGGAAGCCCCCACATTTTGGGATGACAACGATGCGGCTCAAAAAGTGATCGCAGAATGTAATGCCTTGAAAGCTTGGACAATTCCCTACCACGATCTTAAAGAACGCTATTCTAATGTCAGTGAATTATTGCAAGAAGCCTTTGATTTAGGTGAGGAAAGCCTCATTCAAGAGTTGGTGGAAGAATTAGATTCTATCGAAGCAAGCTTGAAAGAGCTTGAAATCAGAAAAATGCTTGCAGGTGAGCTTGATAGTAAAAATGCTTTTTTGAGTATCAATGCGGGCGCAGGAGGAACTGAAGCTTGTGACTGGGTGCTGATGCTATCTCGGATGTATCAAAGATGGGCGGCTAAAAAAAATTGGAAAGTGGAAGTGATCGATACGGTCGACGGAGATGTGGCCGGGATAAAGAGCATTACTTATAAATTTACGGGGCCTTTTGCGTATGGCTATGCCAAGGCAGAAAAAGGGGTTCATCGATTAGTCCGCATTTCCCCTTTTGACAGCAATGCCAAGAGACATACCAGCTTTGCTTCGGTCGATATTACGCCAGAAATTACGGATGACATTCAAATCGAAATCAGGCCGGAAGATTTGCGCGTTGACACATTTAGAGCCTCGGGGGCCGGTGGACAACACGTTAATCGAACAGATTCTGCTGTCAGATTGACGCACTTGCCTACAGGGATCGTGGTCTCCTGTCAAGCACAACGTAGCCAGCTTCAGAACAAAGAAACTTGTTACAAAATGCTTCGTTCTAAATTATATGAAATGGAAGTCACAGCCCGTGAAAATGCACTGAAGGCTATGGGTGGCGAGAAAAAAGAAATTGCCTGGGGCAGCCAGATTCGTAATTATGTTTTTCAACCCTATACTTTAGTGAAAGATACGCGTACAAAAGTAGAGTGTGGAAATATTCAAGCTGTCATGGATGGAGAGCTTGATGATTTTGTTAATGCTTATTTAATGGAGTTTGGGGGATGA
- a CDS encoding Panacea domain-containing protein, producing MKKRRQSQPVSALDIAAYILANHTRNTPIAAWKMHILVYYCQVYQLISEGIPFFNEKIMATQKGIMIHELCALHYNQLYIGDSSKGNLNHLSLKQIDIIGEVMKKYGNKTLEELGQLIQLEAPWKKARQETTDLRVSVEIIPISILELYNQGNL from the coding sequence ATGAAGAAAAGAAGACAAAGTCAACCTGTGAGTGCGCTTGATATAGCAGCATATATTCTAGCTAATCATACGCGAAATACGCCCATTGCAGCATGGAAAATGCATATCCTTGTTTATTACTGTCAAGTTTACCAGCTTATCAGTGAAGGGATTCCTTTTTTTAATGAAAAAATAATGGCTACCCAGAAGGGAATTATGATTCATGAGCTTTGTGCTCTTCATTATAATCAGCTGTATATCGGAGATAGCTCCAAAGGGAATTTAAATCATTTGTCTTTAAAGCAGATCGATATTATCGGCGAGGTAATGAAAAAATATGGCAACAAAACATTGGAAGAATTGGGTCAATTGATTCAATTAGAAGCTCCTTGGAAAAAGGCTAGACAGGAAACGACGGATCTTAGAGTTTCGGTTGAAATCATTCCTATTTCTATTCTCGAGCTTTATAACCAAGGTAATCTTTAG
- the bufB gene encoding MNIO family bufferin maturase, producing MKKNSNIPNLGIGIGLRVPHYNEIFRDQPDIDWFEIISENFMVEGGLPLQNLERILERYPVVQHGVSLAIGSPDPLDFDYLKKLKNLTKLTKTPWVSDHLCWGRLPGAHYHDLLPLPYTQEVIDYVAERARIVQDYLELPFALENLSSYVAYNADEMPEWEFYTAVVEKADIYMMLDVNNIYVSSRNHGFTPRTYWENLPLDRVLQIHLAGHSDYGAYILDTHDHHVVDEVWQIYAEVYPKTGGVSTLLEWDDNFLSFQDTWNEALKAKQFQQSLVSCGEQA from the coding sequence ATGAAAAAAAATTCTAATATTCCCAATTTAGGGATTGGTATTGGCTTAAGAGTCCCACACTACAATGAAATTTTTCGCGATCAACCTGATATTGACTGGTTTGAAATTATTAGCGAAAATTTCATGGTAGAGGGCGGCCTCCCCTTACAAAATCTTGAACGGATTTTGGAACGCTACCCTGTTGTTCAACATGGTGTTTCCTTAGCAATCGGCAGCCCAGATCCTTTGGATTTTGATTACTTAAAAAAATTAAAAAATCTGACAAAACTCACGAAAACACCTTGGGTCTCCGACCATTTATGCTGGGGAAGACTTCCAGGTGCACATTATCATGATTTACTTCCTCTCCCCTATACCCAAGAAGTGATTGATTACGTTGCAGAACGCGCACGCATTGTGCAAGATTACCTTGAGCTTCCTTTCGCTCTAGAAAACCTTTCTTCCTATGTGGCCTATAACGCAGATGAAATGCCAGAATGGGAATTTTACACGGCTGTCGTAGAAAAAGCGGATATCTATATGATGTTGGATGTGAATAATATCTATGTCTCTAGCCGCAATCACGGATTTACTCCGCGAACTTATTGGGAAAACCTTCCCTTAGATCGGGTTCTTCAAATTCACTTAGCAGGCCATTCCGACTACGGTGCCTATATTCTCGACACACATGACCATCACGTGGTCGATGAAGTCTGGCAAATTTATGCCGAGGTCTATCCGAAGACGGGTGGCGTCTCTACATTGCTAGAATGGGATGACAACTTCCTGAGCTTTCAAGATACGTGGAATGAAGCCTTAAAAGCGAAGCAATTTCAACAGTCTTTAGTTAGTTGCGGAGAGCAGGCATGA
- a CDS encoding HvfC/BufC family peptide modification chaperone, translating to MITEQTLAPPVLQYIQEWFGSIIARPIDFDNRMNPISPCGHSMEKEAAHYIAPSPTLRPAQRIELYNQQYWWRLLNVLHEVFPFVTCLFGYREFNQVLGFPFLVKYPPAHWFLQAIGDRLPLFVQKYYRADDFQLVYDATQLDCAFNQAFYSAHIPTNLQEMMLGDSEAVLAKSLVLQPHMQVFAFKYDLVEFRQAFLKQNPDYWLEHDFPELKHVPTFCAVFRNDFNQVVTTPLDPDEYHFLSLFRSGCSIDQACEWLDEQTDPIFENSAENLQKWFHKWFLEQWLTLDTKSSIE from the coding sequence ATGATCACAGAACAGACACTCGCGCCTCCAGTCCTCCAATATATTCAAGAATGGTTTGGTAGTATCATCGCTCGCCCGATTGATTTTGACAATCGCATGAATCCCATTTCACCATGTGGGCACTCCATGGAAAAGGAAGCGGCTCATTATATTGCGCCAAGTCCAACGTTACGACCTGCGCAAAGAATTGAGTTATACAACCAACAATATTGGTGGCGTTTATTAAATGTTTTGCATGAAGTCTTTCCCTTCGTCACATGCTTGTTTGGCTATCGAGAGTTTAATCAAGTCCTTGGGTTTCCCTTTTTAGTGAAATACCCACCCGCTCATTGGTTCTTGCAAGCCATCGGAGATCGCCTACCTCTTTTCGTCCAGAAATATTACCGGGCGGATGATTTTCAGCTCGTTTACGATGCCACCCAATTAGACTGCGCTTTTAACCAAGCATTTTATTCAGCCCATATTCCCACAAATCTTCAAGAGATGATGTTAGGAGATTCAGAAGCTGTTTTAGCAAAAAGTCTAGTTCTGCAGCCCCATATGCAAGTGTTTGCATTCAAATACGATTTAGTGGAATTTCGCCAAGCTTTTTTAAAGCAAAATCCCGATTATTGGCTGGAACATGACTTTCCCGAACTGAAGCACGTACCCACTTTTTGCGCCGTTTTCCGGAATGATTTCAATCAAGTCGTGACGACACCACTCGATCCAGATGAATACCATTTTCTTTCTCTTTTCCGCTCGGGTTGCTCGATCGATCAAGCCTGTGAATGGCTAGACGAACAAACAGACCCGATCTTTGAAAATAGCGCCGAAAACTTACAAAAATGGTTTCATAAATGGTTCCTAGAACAATGGTTAACTCTAGATACAAAATCATCAATTGAGTAA
- a CDS encoding RsmB/NOP family class I SAM-dependent RNA methyltransferase — MPQIHAREAAFLAVYSFLKEGKFLSESLENWKQKESPSSLDFSFAQDIAYGSVRMALALDYIAKSTAERQSLSLKVKERSLLRTAIYQAAFQRSTPLYAIGQESGNLAKKYCHPTFSSFLNALLRKLGSGIPPLPEGNSLQDLSIRYSYPLPLVEAFLDDFGLEKCKQMLELGNHPAPTMVRIRPHASLTEDEKEKLTCIPELSPHLACIKETGTLSIFSQSPHTYIQNGTPYLLMEHLRQSAENPQTILDLCASPGGKLLLAHDFYPSATLFANDVSERKLKTLQENCHKYQLNVSLSCSKGEFFASDRRFDLIIVDAPCSNTGVLNKRPEARWRFSPESLKQLEETQLQLLAHARTLLSDKGEIWYLTCSILSQENEKLAQKISQKSGLFMRTSQTILPNALGLDGGFACALRPY; from the coding sequence ATGCCTCAAATCCATGCGCGCGAAGCAGCCTTTTTGGCTGTTTATTCTTTTTTAAAAGAAGGAAAGTTTCTTTCAGAATCTCTAGAGAACTGGAAGCAAAAAGAATCCCCTTCTTCTTTAGATTTTTCTTTTGCTCAAGATATTGCCTACGGATCAGTTAGAATGGCTCTCGCATTGGATTATATCGCAAAATCAACAGCTGAAAGGCAATCGTTATCTCTCAAAGTAAAAGAAAGATCTCTTCTCCGAACGGCCATTTATCAAGCAGCCTTTCAGCGGTCCACACCTCTTTATGCGATTGGTCAAGAGAGTGGCAATCTCGCCAAAAAATACTGCCATCCCACATTCAGCTCTTTTTTAAATGCCTTATTGAGAAAATTAGGAAGCGGAATTCCTCCGCTACCAGAAGGAAATTCCCTGCAAGATCTAAGCATTCGTTATTCGTATCCTCTTCCCTTGGTTGAAGCTTTTTTGGATGACTTTGGATTAGAAAAATGCAAACAAATGTTAGAGCTTGGCAACCATCCGGCTCCTACTATGGTGAGAATTCGCCCCCATGCATCTCTTACTGAAGATGAAAAAGAAAAACTAACGTGCATACCTGAGCTTTCTCCTCATCTAGCATGCATCAAAGAAACAGGTACTCTGTCCATTTTTTCTCAGTCTCCCCACACTTACATTCAAAACGGTACACCTTACCTATTGATGGAACATCTACGCCAAAGCGCTGAAAATCCTCAAACCATTTTGGATCTTTGTGCCTCTCCAGGTGGAAAATTATTGCTAGCCCATGATTTTTATCCTTCGGCGACCTTATTTGCCAACGATGTTTCCGAGCGCAAACTTAAAACACTTCAAGAAAACTGTCATAAATATCAATTAAACGTCTCCCTCAGCTGTTCAAAAGGGGAATTTTTTGCTTCCGATCGACGTTTTGACTTAATCATTGTCGATGCCCCATGCAGCAACACGGGTGTCCTAAATAAACGACCAGAAGCGCGTTGGAGATTTTCCCCTGAGTCACTTAAACAGCTAGAAGAGACTCAATTGCAATTGCTAGCTCATGCGCGAACACTCCTTTCAGATAAAGGGGAAATTTGGTATTTGACTTGTAGCATTTTAAGTCAGGAAAATGAAAAGCTTGCTCAGAAAATTAGTCAAAAAAGTGGTCTTTTTATGCGAACAAGCCAAACCATTCTGCCGAATGCTTTGGGCTTAGATGGCGGCTTTGCCTGTGCCTTGCGTCCTTATTAA
- a CDS encoding putative Na+/H+ antiporter — MSDDRSLLELPSKKLFQHISVKGFWLGLAYCLISLGAAEVTYFLYNGAFYFESSNPLILSLSEYDDASLGSILEQLLFRIQIQPFNLLSFAIFICAITHTFFTHKFTEMSNRLKASQSDLTIQNPLNNFKIEVFHFLGEVEVAFGVWVIPLILCMGYIYNWNTVIHYLNGISYIEPLFVVVIMGITSTKPIIHLAEKSLKWVARLGGESVKSWWWALLTVGPLAGSFITEPGAMTICAMLLAKQFYHLKPSPLLAYATLGLLFTNISIGGILTTFAAPPVLMVSKVWDWNTPNMLMQFGWKAICGILIANFLYYRFFQKEFVQLEKQRQQFRETEEESESIPVWICLAHVFFLTWIVVHSHYPVVFIGSFLLFIGFYRATLPFQWELELKTPILVGFFLAGLVIHGTLQAWWIAPLLGHASNEILIGLSIILTAFNDNAEITFLATLIPTFTDQMKYAVVAGAVTGGGLTVIANAPNPLGQAILNKYFADGISTLYLFLGALIPTLIMASMFYFF; from the coding sequence ATGTCTGACGATAGATCCCTTTTAGAATTACCATCCAAAAAATTATTCCAGCATATTTCTGTTAAAGGATTTTGGTTAGGATTAGCCTATTGTTTAATCTCTTTAGGAGCCGCTGAGGTCACGTATTTTTTATATAATGGTGCCTTCTATTTTGAATCATCAAATCCATTGATCTTATCCTTATCAGAATATGACGATGCCTCTTTAGGAAGTATCCTGGAACAACTACTCTTTCGCATTCAGATTCAACCCTTTAACTTGCTTTCTTTTGCTATTTTTATTTGTGCCATTACGCATACGTTTTTTACACATAAATTTACTGAGATGTCAAATCGTCTTAAAGCCTCACAAAGCGATTTAACCATACAAAACCCCCTTAATAATTTTAAAATTGAAGTTTTTCATTTTTTAGGGGAAGTCGAAGTTGCCTTTGGTGTGTGGGTGATCCCTTTAATTCTTTGTATGGGATATATCTACAATTGGAATACGGTCATTCACTACTTAAATGGGATCAGTTACATCGAACCTCTTTTTGTTGTTGTAATTATGGGGATTACTTCCACAAAGCCCATTATTCATCTAGCAGAAAAGAGTCTAAAGTGGGTAGCAAGGTTAGGGGGAGAGTCTGTTAAATCTTGGTGGTGGGCTCTTTTAACAGTGGGGCCGTTAGCTGGATCATTTATCACAGAGCCTGGCGCGATGACAATTTGTGCCATGCTTTTGGCTAAGCAGTTCTATCACTTAAAGCCTTCTCCTCTTCTTGCCTATGCGACTTTAGGACTCTTGTTTACCAACATTTCGATTGGAGGTATTTTAACAACTTTTGCTGCTCCTCCTGTCTTAATGGTTAGCAAAGTTTGGGATTGGAATACGCCAAACATGTTAATGCAATTTGGATGGAAAGCCATTTGTGGGATTTTAATTGCAAATTTTTTGTATTACCGTTTTTTTCAAAAAGAGTTTGTCCAATTAGAAAAACAAAGGCAGCAATTTAGAGAAACAGAAGAGGAATCGGAATCGATTCCCGTGTGGATTTGTCTGGCTCATGTGTTTTTTTTGACATGGATTGTGGTTCATTCTCACTATCCCGTCGTCTTCATTGGGTCTTTTTTGTTATTTATTGGATTTTATCGGGCAACGCTTCCTTTTCAATGGGAGTTGGAGCTTAAAACGCCTATTTTAGTAGGGTTTTTTTTGGCTGGCCTAGTCATTCATGGAACCCTGCAAGCTTGGTGGATTGCTCCATTGTTAGGGCATGCTTCAAATGAGATTTTGATTGGTCTTTCGATTATTTTAACTGCGTTCAATGACAATGCAGAAATTACCTTTTTAGCGACATTGATTCCCACATTTACAGACCAGATGAAATATGCCGTTGTTGCAGGAGCTGTAACGGGAGGAGGCTTGACAGTGATTGCCAATGCACCAAATCCCTTAGGTCAGGCCATTTTAAATAAGTATTTTGCGGATGGTATTTCAACATTATACCTATTTTTGGGGGCCCTTATTCCAACACTTATCATGGCGAGTATGTTCTATTTTTTTTAA
- a CDS encoding aminoglycoside 6-adenylyltransferase, whose amino-acid sequence MSSSIVTKIVEWAKQEQTVKAVILQGSHATNQADRYSDYDLSLFCTEIETFTYNDTWLSAFGNVWICVHEKLCLAQQIVPTRLVIFEDGIKVDFTLFSPDILRTVHCLPPFKILVDKENMLKNVENEAYERDNPSLQQFVRCIKEFWFEAYHVAIALKREDLWNAKFRFEAIDAFLLQMIEWHTSALNEGQQILHGGKWMRSWVTPCCWEYIQKISSLPSVSWERLDETTQLFRLLATETAFKWHYLDALDLDFNISHYISSLKL is encoded by the coding sequence GTGAGTTCATCGATTGTAACCAAGATTGTAGAGTGGGCTAAGCAAGAGCAAACCGTTAAAGCCGTGATTTTGCAAGGATCCCATGCCACAAATCAAGCTGATAGATACTCAGACTATGATCTATCTCTTTTTTGCACAGAAATCGAAACCTTTACCTATAACGACACTTGGCTATCAGCATTTGGAAATGTCTGGATTTGTGTGCATGAAAAGCTATGTCTTGCACAACAGATCGTTCCTACTCGCCTTGTCATTTTCGAAGATGGAATAAAAGTGGATTTTACCCTCTTTTCTCCAGACATTTTGCGAACTGTTCATTGTTTGCCCCCATTCAAGATTTTAGTCGATAAAGAGAATATGTTAAAAAATGTGGAAAATGAAGCGTATGAAAGGGATAATCCTAGCCTTCAGCAATTTGTCCGCTGCATCAAAGAGTTTTGGTTTGAAGCGTATCATGTTGCGATTGCTCTGAAACGAGAAGATTTATGGAATGCCAAATTTCGCTTTGAAGCGATTGATGCATTTTTGCTTCAAATGATCGAGTGGCATACCTCCGCGTTAAATGAAGGACAACAGATTTTACATGGTGGCAAGTGGATGCGATCATGGGTAACACCTTGCTGTTGGGAATACATTCAAAAAATTTCCTCTTTACCATCCGTTAGCTGGGAACGGCTGGATGAAACAACGCAGCTCTTTCGCTTACTGGCTACGGAAACGGCTTTCAAATGGCATTATCTTGATGCTTTGGACCTTGATTTTAATATCTCTCACTATATTTCCTCTCTTAAATTGTAG